A section of the Euwallacea similis isolate ESF13 chromosome 9, ESF131.1, whole genome shotgun sequence genome encodes:
- the Megf8 gene encoding multiple epidermal growth factor-like domains protein 8 isoform X2, translating to MKGPCPISLFLGVLIWGGVAVTQPGPCDRSRRVLSAPRGVLSTGPAGANYTQDSHCEWLIKSNSSTERFISLTFRTMGTECAYDYVFVYDGSSFAAPLLGSFSGRTAPPKVTASSGSMLLLLYSDTNYVLDGFRAEYTISACPGNCTGRGYCLKGRCVCNGAEWGGADCSRRLCPNDCGRHDRPVRGHCKKGRCLCRSGYSGRACSLPEKDPQGNRWHFLAQSGEGLRPRAAHSAVYVELTDSLYVFGGYDLNHVLGDLVVYNFQSSSWRDLDGNELMDWESVDRVEPSEAADFIAQQGFETLGLPRKSLLGNIFYAVGDNSSRFMRRQRHSGRGSGNEIPLGPPGRYGHAACAVANGFVLFGGKLEDGNLANDLWYYNVQTRLWHLRGQFSTESPPSLTRHTLTCVNDTIYLFGGSTPDGEFSSQLWRVKLRPDDTEQWEKVKARGGKQLDIRVVAHTTVYHNATNSLIVYGGIVAGVARFSKLSDRTFAFQLDHKHWTEIHYTREHFRDKYVPRERAFHSANVFGNYLIIFGGYSHRHNKEEICYDNQMYLYHLGCHTWVNTDILGNNNDSRYPKQQGVFAHASSVRNSNTLILVGGYHGNVNSDLLAWTAPLALRGIPPKACTLHQSFGECAADPECGWCSADDRCYGRTVGANCTTNLQTARCPGVCPALQDCHSCLIHGHLHGGEEEVVPFSASYRLGLGECAWCVQNARCHTRDDPHGTCGSQVDSPSQTLGWWGSQGQEIKKPLDCANLDRRPGLTYIKYNHPPNYTQPDSVTTLNATTIDYNGVLSVSPRSDSITGKMVATLTGYLRLPAAWSESIKVCSSYSSATVTLGETNVANFSTELKVCRDSPWPEGLPEERIPVDFLSIKTLGPLYNPHQLSRMELQHFKPDETPKVFTFEYLEPYANGSCSQYANCLHCLTDSQCGWCELTSSCQSRNDNEQETCKMDGDWRYLTLIPGMCPNCSNFISCTSCVQTQLCEWWVEEARCTRMGQRPGSVVRMEQCPTPCYRRSGCDECLDQKGRCVWCQATQKCFSFSVYTSEYQFGLCREWLDQAFPLITAHENSSLTPKPQERCKACTAYTNCSSCLSALSCGWCHDVNNPMSGMCVRGDFQQPHVECSVALGGREAKWAYAQCPDVDECGLGLHDCHSQAECTNTDGSFSCHCRKGYIGDGRSSCVRTCYNVCVHGTCQGEPDYKCICDVGWYGDDCSKNCGCNKHSACPEGYQICEECQDNTMGKFCQYCRPGSYGNATTDIGCKKCECNGHGDVDNGECDIETGECFCQDNTEGQHCERCRPNYSGDPRNGQQCYYQCEARGVLTEPKGQGISSLQNYLPPRGGPPIRECLWIIKPDVDYGTPIIQLQINATQLNVTCGENAVYVYDGLPELVDMGSQSALTAVFCTEEATPTAIVESRTGHLTVHYKQGPPNESFSALYKVLSCDSCSAPRVCREGQCLCQEGFVGSSCEQQICPDNCSYALGRGSCDKNYGRCLCSDGWTGPACNITFHLWTRFEFLETKLQLVFIELFNTERLSDGFDHLRKTLPRFGHSLVSDRRGSLWMFGGYSLSHGPLNDIRMFDTKNISWIQVTVESTADARMPQGRYFHGADIVHSKQSIFVFGGLTKPHKNVKNRTLNDFWQFDIQNQRWSEVESPYSHLKSISPYWTTDKWPPTLYGHTLTFYRNADREEFFILIGGDSPYYGFLNTVWEYTIESNTWRPVSTKGKGPPGVFGHTTVFHSQTNSLYVFGGYVYDKQVSVMSNSLYRLEYETKTWIELTGSNFRNVPKPRFFHSAVSIDQYMLVLGGRIYPWNATDAVYAFSYTCNQWINLMTSVEKIGPLPRQTYAQAMTVEPDGDAAYVIGGWGFDSEATVLKIELPVDICNLFSTKSTCLRVPGCGYCANQLNNATISQICHKNTLECPLDSGNGSRLSNTGHVCEGAVQYPSGNCSSITDCATCSLTPGCVFCNGTNSCVTSMETECASQVCPFSRCVATDCIQCHQLPGCEWNISRKKCEVSITNHESTSQATPIIGVCPAACTSHQTCVDCLTAPGCHWSTHLRECISSASQSAYCAGGVCGLVLEENDSSHCPEPCHAFTQCASCLRHGPCGWCAAPGEGGEGICAEGNSQRPMKGDCFKVMDENQNLLESEAEQDDIIVNVTLQYSWHYVKCPKENECLNGHHNCADESEICVDLDDGYECKCGEGYKAGPAGCEPVCLQGCVRGRCVAPSQCECDFGYVGANCSIQCLCNGHSNCEGPDKLDSCIECYNNTMGDRCQYCKPLFVGDPANRTPCVPCMEYCHDHSAYCVDPADGIQPSDYVDKETLLATLTVGPKTVARCLRCSNNTTGERCEKCIPGNFRGSEELRGPCRPCDCHGHGSICDAVTGDQCDCQNNTVSDECGQGRNLAQPCWQVQCSRCREGFLGTPTRGRQCYRQMSVDNKMCFDAKSIDECKSPKPLNPGELVFFVIQPRFMNVDIRIVIDVTFGKLNVFMSTHDDTYVAFPNVTTGLNDIRLNENYRAFENGTLRSEDLHISKEATGLRTYITIVQPRTILTVTSLEARLVITLPEENHKLETTRFFLILQSADDQQASYGVVFSRQDQLHIDLFVFFSVFFSVFFLFLAACVVAWKAKQAADARHARRRHVVEMLHMAKRPFACATLDLNTRMPSGKKNAHYDVRPVAIEPTGDGVAAVATVFVSLPGGQNLPVKLALASSLILLVRQFPTSSRIFLRRRSLHAIPPT from the exons ATGAAAGGGCCTTGCCCCATAAGTCTTTTCCTGGGAGTATTAATTTGGGGTGGAGTGGCAGTGACACAGCCAGGGCCATGTGATCGTAGCAGAAGAGTACTTAGTGCCCCAAGAGGTGTGCTGAGCACGGGACCTGCAGGAGCTAACTATACACAG GATAGCCACTGTGAGTGGCTTATAAAGTCTAACAGTTCAACAGAACGATTTATTTCTCTAACATTCCGAACCATGGGGACTGAGTGTGCTTATGATTATGTGTTTGTGTATGATGGATCTTCTTTTGCGGCCCCACTTTTAGGTAGTTTCAGTGGACGCACTGCTCCTCCAAAAGTCACTGCCTCATCTGGCAGCATGCTATTACTTCTGTACAG TGACACAAACTACGTGTTGGATGGTTTCCGAGCCGAATACACTATATCAGCCTGTCCTGGGAACTGCACTGGCAGGGGCTACTGTCTCAAAGGAAGATGTGTATGTAATGGAGCAGAATGGGGAGGTGCAGATTGTTCAAGACGACTGTGTCCCAATG ATTGCGGCCGTCACGATCGGCCTGTTCGTGGTCATTGCAAGAAAGGGCGTTGTCTGTGCCGATCTGGATATTCGGGTCGGGCTTGTTCTCTTCCTGAAAAAGATCCTCAAGGGAACCGGTGGCATTTTTTGGCCCAATCCGGAGAAGGTCTTCGGCCACGAGCTGCACACTCAGCGGTCTACGTCGAACTTACAGATTCGCTGTATGTGTTCGGGGGATATGATTTGAATCATGTTTTGGGAGATTTAGTG GTCTACAACTTCCAAAGCAGTAGTTGGAGGGATTTAGATGGAAACGAGCTTATGGACTGGGAATCCGTCGATCGGGTTGAACCTTCTGAGGCCGCCGATTTTATTGCACAGCAAG GTTTCGAAACGTTGGGTCTTCCACGAAAATCCTTATTGGGAAACATCTTTTATGCCGTGGGTGACAATTCCAGTCGGTTTATGCGGCGACAAAGGCATAGCGGTAGAGGCTCTGGAAATGAAATACCTCTGGGACCTCCAGGAAGGTATGGACATGCGGCTTGTGCCGTTGCCAACGGCTTTGTACTATTTGGAGGCAAACTTGAGGATGGAAATTTGGCCAACGATTTATG GTATTACAACGTCCAGACACGTCTATGGCACTTAAGAGGACAATTTTCTACCGAAAGTCCACCTTCGCTTACAAGACATACTTTGACTTGCGTGAACGACACTATCTATCTCTTTGGCGGTAGCACTCCTGATGGGGAGTTTTCGTCTCAGCTTTGGAGAGTAAAACTAAGACCGGACGATACCGAGCAGTGGGAAAAAGTTAAAGCTCGAGGAG GAAAGCAGCTGGACATCAGAGTAGTAGCTCATACGACAGTTTATCACAATGCAACGAATTCTTTAATAGTCTACGGCGGAATTGTGGCGGGAGTGGCCCGATTCTCCAAGCTTTCTGACAGAACGTTTGCCTTCCAACTAGATCATAAGCACTGGACTGAAATACATTACACACGAGAACACTTTAGGGATAAATACGTTCCGAGAGAGAGAGCTTTTCATTCGGCTAATGTCTTTGGAAATTATCTCATTATTTTCGGAGGATATTCGCACAGGCataataaagaagaaatatgCTATGATAATCAGATGTATTTGTACCACTTGGGATGCCATACCTGGGTTAATACAGATATATTAGGCAACAACAATGATTCAAG GTATCCGAAGCAACAAGGTGTATTTGCTCACGCCTCCAGTGTTCGTAATTCGAATACTTTAATTCTCGTGGGTGGTTATCACGGCAACGTAAATAGTGACCTTTTGGCTTGGACTGCACCCTTGGCTTTACGGGGGATTCCACCGAAAGCGTGCACTCTTCATCAGTCGTTTGGCGAATGTGCTGCAGATCCGGAGTGCGGATGGTGCAGTGCTGATGACCGCTGTTATGGCAGAACCGTAGGAGCCAACTGCACAACTAACTTACAGACCGCCAGATGTCCAGGCGTATGTCCGGCGTTGCAGGACTGCCATTCATGTTTGATTCATGGACATTTACATGGTGGAGAAGAGGAAGTGGTACCCTTCTCTGCGTCTTATCGACTAG GTCTTGGTGAATGTGCATGGTGTGTTCAAAATGCACGATGCCATACTAGAGACGATCCTCATGGAACTTGTGGATCTCAAGTGGATAGTCCTAGCCAAACTTTGGGTTGGTGGGGTTCCCAAGgtcaagaaataaaaaaaccgtTAGACTGCGCTAATTTGGATCGTCGACCGGGCCTTACTTATATTAAGTATAATCATCCTCCGAATTATACCCAACCAGACAGTGTGACCACATTGAATGCCACAACCATTG attACAACGGGGTCTTAAGCGTTTCACCAAGGAGCGACAGTATTACTGGCAAAATGGTTGCAACCTTAACCGGCTATCTTAGATTACCAGCTGCATGGAGTGAATCTATTAAAGTGTGCTCAAGTTATTCTTCAGCAACTGTAACTTTAGGAGAAACTAATGTAGCGAATTTTTCTACAGAactgaaagtttgtcg AGATTCACCGTGGCCTGAAGGATTGCCAGAAGAACGCATTCCAGTTGATTTCCTCAGTATAAAAACTTTAGGACCTTTGTACAACCCTCATCAACTAAGCAGGATGGAGTTGCAACATTTTAAGCCTGATGAGACTCCAAAG GTTTTTACCTTCGAATATCTGGAACCTTACGCCAATGGATCTTGTTCCCAATATGCAAACTGTTTGCACTGTTTGACGGATTCACAATGCGGTTGGTGTGAACTAACGTCTAGTTGCCAGTCTCGCAATGATAACGAGCAAGAAACGTGTAAAATGGACGGCGATTGGCGGTATTTAACTTTGATACCAGGCATGTGTCCGAACTGCAGCAACTTTATAAGTTGCACTTCGTGTGTCCAAACACAGTTATGTGAATG GTGGGTGGAAGAGGCTCGCTGTACAAGAATGGGGCAGAGACCGGGATCTGTGGTGCGAATGGAACAATGTCCTACTCCCTGCTACCGAAGAAGTGGTTGTGATGAGTGTTTAGATCAAAAGGGAAGATGTGTCTGGTGTCAGGCTACACAGAAATGCTTtag ctTCTCAGTATATACGAGTGAATACCAATTTGGACTTTGTCGCGAGTGGCTTGACCAAGCCTTTCCGTTGATAACCGCCCATGAAAATAGTTCTTTGACTCCGAAACCTCAAGAACGGTGCAAAGCTTGTACGGCATATACAAATTGTTCATCGTGCTTAAGCGCTCTAAGTTGCGGATGGTGCCATGACGTCAATAATCCAATGTCAGGAATGTGTGTGAGGGGAGACTTTCAACAACCGCACGTTGAATGCTCTGTGGCCCTTGGAGGGCGCGAAGCCAAATGGGCTTATGCACAATGTCCCGATGTCGACGAGTGCGGTTTGGGTTTACACGACTGTCACTCTCAAGCAGAGTGCACTAATACAGATGGGTCGTTTAGTTGCCATTGCAGAAAAGG GTACATTGGTGATGGAAGATCGTCTTGCGTCAGAACCTGCTACAATGTATGTGTTCATGGGACATGCCAAGGAGAACCCGATTACAAGTGCATATGCGACGTTGGATGGTACGGAGACGATTGCTCAAAAAACTGTGGTTGTAACAAACATTCAGCGTGTCCTGAAGGGTACCAAATTTGTGAGGAGTGCCAGGACAATACTATGGGAAAGTTTTGTCAGTACTGTCGGCCTGGTAGTTACGGCAACGCCACAACAGATATTGG GTGCAAAAAATGCGAATGCAATGGGCATGGCGATGTAGATAATGGGGAATGCGATATTGAGACAGGAGAATGTTTCTGTCAAGATAATACTGAAGGCCAGCACTGCGAGAGATGTAGGCCAAACTATTCCGGAGATCCTAGGAATGGGCAACAGTGTTATTATCAATGCGAGGCCAGAGGGGTTCTGACAGAACCGAAG GGTCAAGGCATCAGTTCTCTACAAAACTATTTGCCCCCAAGAGGTGGTCCGCCCATTCGCGAGTGTCTGTGGATTATCAAACCAGATGTCGATTACGGCACACCAATAATTCAGTTACAAATTAATGCTACTCAACTAAACGTAACATGCGGTGAGAACGCAGTGTATGTCTATGATGGATTGCCAGAATTGGTAGATATGGGCAGTCAGAGTGCTTTAACCGCTGTTTTTTGTACTGAGGAAGCTACACCTACAGCCATCGTGGAGTCAAGAACAG GGCACCTCACTGTTCATTATAAACAAGGCCCACCAAATGAAAGTTTCAGTGCTTTGTATAAAGTGCTGAGCTGCGATTCTTGCAGTGCTCCAAGGGTATGTCGCGAGGGACAATGTTTGTGCCAAGAAGGCTTTGTAGGGTCCTCTTGCGAGCAACAAATCTGCCCGGATAACTGTAGTTACGCTCTGGGGCGCGGCAGCTGTGACAAAAATTATGGCAGGTGTTTGTGTTCGGATGGCTGGACTGGGCCTGCTTGTAACATAAC GTTTCACCTGTGGACTAGATTCGAATTTTT GGAGACAAAATTGCAACTGGTGTTCATAGAACTTTTCAATACCGAACGGCTGTCAGATGGCTTTGATCATTTAAGAAAAACCCTTCCGCGTTTTGGTCATTCATTAGTTTCCGATAGAAGAGGTTCGCTGTGGATGTTTGGAGGATATTCTCTCAGCCACGGACCTTTGAATGACATTCGAATGTTTGATACCAAAAATATTAGTTGGATTCAG gTTACTGTGGAGTCCACTGCAGATGCCAGGATGCCTCAAGGGCGGTACTTTCATGGTGCAGACATCGTCCACTCGAAACAATCGATATTTGTTTTTGGCGGATTGACTAAACCTCATAAGAATGTAAAGAATAG AACGCTTAACGATTTCTGGCAATTTGACATTCAAAATCAGCGTTGGAGCGAGGTAGAATCGCCTTACAGTCACTTAAAATCTATTTCCCCGTATTGGACAACAGACAAGTGGCCTCCGACACTCTACGGGCACACGTTGACCTTTTATAGAAATGCAGATAGAGAAGaattcttcattttaattGGCGGAGACTCTCCTTATTATGGGTTTTTAAACACCGTATGGGAGTATACGATTGAAAGTAATACTTGGAGACCAGTGTCTACTAAAG GAAAGGGCCCCCCAGGAGTTTTTGGCCACACCACCGTATTTCATTCTCAAACTAACAGTCTCTACGTATTTGGAGGCTATGTGTATGACAAGCAAGTAAGCGTAATGTCGAATAGTCTTTATCGTTTGGAATATGAAACAAAAACCTGGATTGAGTTAACCGGTAGTAATTTTCGGAACGTG CCAAAGCCGAGATTTTTCCATTCCGCGGTCAGCATTGATCAATACATGCTGGTCTTAGGAGGACGGATTTACCCCTGGAATGCTACAGATGCTGTCTACGCCTTTTCGTACACTTGCAATCAATGGATAAACTTGATGACTAGCG TTGAGAAGATAGGCCCTTTGCCCAGGCAAACTTATGCCCAAGCAATGACTGTGGAGCCCGATGGTGATGCTGCATATGTAATTGGAGGTTGGGGATTTGACTCTGAAGCCActgtattaaaaattg AATTGCCTGTCGATATTTGCAATCTCTTCTCTACCAAGTCGACCTGTCTAAGAGTTCCAGGTTGCGGCTACTGCGCAAATCAACTTAATAACGCCACTATATCTCAGATATGTCACAAAAACACACTGGAGTGCCCTCTTGATAGTGGGAATG GATCTCGTCTTTCGAATACCGGACATGTCTGCGAAGGTGCCGTTCAATATCCAAGTGGAAATTGTTCTTCCATCACCGATTGTGCCACATGTAGTCTTACTCCCGGTTGTGTTTTTTGTAACGGTACCAACTCGTGCGTTACTTCTATGGAGACGGAGTGTGCCTCTCAG GTATGTCCATTTAGTAGATGCGTAGCAACAGACTGCATACAATGCCATCAACTGCCTGGCTGCGAATGGAATATTTCTAGAAAGAAATGCGAAGTTT CTATTACAAACCACGAATCAACAAGTCAGGCAACGCCCATTATAGGTGTTTGTCCTGCTGCCTGCACCTCGCACCAAACATGTGTTGATTGTCTTACGGCTCCTGGTTGCCATTGGTCAACTCATTTGCGTGAATGTATAAGTTCCGCCTCTCAATCGGCTTATTGTGCGGGAGGTGTGTGTGGATTGGTTCTTGAAGAGAACGATTCTTCTCATTGTCCAGAGCCATGTCATGCATTCACTCAGTGCGCCAGCTGTTTACGGCACGGCCCCTGCGGATGGTGTGCAGCACCCGGAGAAGGCGGGGAAGGAATATGCGCGGAAGGAAACAGCCAAAGACCCATGAAAGGGGATTGTTTTAAGGTTATGGACGAGAATCAGAATTTGCTG GAAAGTGAAGCTGAACAAGACGACATAATTGTTAATGTTACTCTACAATATTCTTGGCATTATGTGAAGTGTCCCAAGGAAAACGAGTGCTTAAATGGACACCACAACTGTGCTGATGAATCAGAGATTTGCGTAGATTTAGACGACGGTTATGAATGCAAATGTGGGGAAGGTTACAAAGCTGGACCTGCAGGGTGCGAGCCGGTTTGCTTGCAAG GTTGTGTTCGTGGTCGATGTGTCGCACCTTCCCAATGTGAGTGCGATTTTGGATACGTTGGCGCTAATTGCTCCATTCAATGTCTCTGCAATGGGCATTCAAACTGTGAAGGACCCGATAAGTTGGACTCTTGCATTGAGTGCTATAATAATACTATG GGTGACCGTTGTCAATATTGTAAGCCATTATTCGTCGGCGATCCTGCTAATAGAACGCCATGCGTGCCATGCATGGAGTATTGTCATGACCATTCAGCATATTGTGTTGACCCAGCCGACGGTATTCAACCCAGTGACTATGTTGACAAGGAAACATTACTCGCAACTTTGACTGTAGGACCGAAGACTGTGGCCCGGTGTTTAAG aTGTTCCAATAATACCACCGGAGAAAGGTGCGAAAAATGCATCCCGGGAAATTTCAGGGGTTCGGAAGAACTTCGTGGTCCCTGCCGCCCCTGCGACTGCCACGGACATGGTTCCATCTGTGACGCAGTTACCGGAGATCAGTGCGATTGTCAGAATAACACTGTTAGCGATGAATGCGGCCAGGGCAGAAATTTGGCTCAGCCCTGCTGGCAG GTCCAGTGCTCTAGGTGTCGAGAAGGGTTCTTGGGCACCCCGACTAGAGGCCGCCAATGTTATAGGCAAATGTCAGTTGACAATAAGATGTGTTTCGATGCCAAATCTATCG ATGAATGCAAAAGTCCGAAACCACTAAACCCAGGGgaattagtattttttgtcattcAGCCTCGGTTCATGAACGTAGACATTCGAATCGTTATTGATGTGACATTTGGTAaactaaatgtttttatgagcACCCACGACGATACTTATGTGGCGTTCCCGAATGTGACCACTGGATTAAATGACATCCGTTTGAATGAGAATTACAG GGCCTTTGAAAATGGTACACTGAGATCCGAGGACCTTCACATAAGTAAAGAAGCCACGGGGCTTCGTACTTACATCACAATCGTTCAACCTCGAACTATTTTGACAGTTACGAGTCTGGAGGCCAGATTGGTTATTACATTGCCTGAG GAAAATCACAAGCTGGAAACTACACGTTTCTTCCTGATCCTGCAATCGGCTGATGATCAGCAAGCATCCTATGGTGTTGTGTTTTCGCGACAAGATCAGCTGCATATCGACTTATTCGTCTTTTTCTCTGTTTTCTTTTCCGTTTTCTTCCTCTTTCTGGCTGCCTGCGTGGTCGCCTGGAAGGCCAAACAGGCGGCTGATGCACGACATGCTCGCCGTCGCCACGTTGTTGAGATGCTCCACATGGCTAAACGTCCCTTCGCCTGCGCCACGTTGGACCTCAACACTAGGATGCCCAGTGGCAAGAAGAATGCCCATTATGACGTCAGACCCGTTGCCATCGAACCCACAG GCGATGGGGTAGCCGCTGTAGCGACTGTCTTCGTGAGTCTCCCCGGAGGACAAAATCTCCCTGTAAAGTTAGCTCTAGCTTCTTCCTTGATATTGTTAGTCCGACAATTTCCAACAAGTAGTCGAATATTTTTGAGGAGGCGATCTTTACACGCCATCCCTCCCACCTAG